From Pantoea sp. At-9b, the proteins below share one genomic window:
- a CDS encoding substrate-binding domain-containing protein produces MPKFTQKQISAQSGLSLATIDRALHNRGKVHPQTLHRIKQALADLELQQKSSLAQGRTLYFDVIMHTPERFSELVRQAFSSQISSFASFKIQLRFHCYENMTVTQVENLLKKCSLDSHGIILKAMNSEKLIPVINQLIKQRIPLVTLVTDISGSSRLRYIGMDNINAGKSAAFVMSKWLGNEKATVAAITGSEEFAGEQERIHGFIEGMKLFAPQHEINVLSEGFGIDHLMYQSLSLFLQQHPGIDAIYTVGGGNPGILRALDEERIVPKVFIGHDLDRENRALMQAGKIDVLIEHNLQLDAQHAFKTLLEFHGFLPEEENYASYSRINIIMRYNMYS; encoded by the coding sequence ATGCCTAAATTTACTCAAAAACAGATCTCTGCTCAGTCTGGATTAAGTCTTGCCACCATTGATCGCGCCCTGCATAACCGCGGTAAAGTGCACCCACAAACTCTGCACAGAATTAAGCAGGCGCTTGCTGACCTGGAGCTGCAACAAAAAAGCAGCCTGGCGCAGGGCCGTACACTCTATTTTGATGTGATCATGCATACGCCTGAACGTTTCAGTGAACTTGTCAGGCAGGCGTTTAGCAGCCAGATCTCCAGCTTTGCCTCTTTCAAAATCCAGTTGCGCTTTCACTGCTATGAGAACATGACCGTTACCCAGGTCGAGAACTTGCTGAAGAAATGTTCGCTTGATTCACACGGCATCATCCTCAAAGCGATGAATTCAGAGAAGCTCATTCCCGTCATTAACCAACTGATTAAGCAACGCATTCCTCTCGTGACGCTGGTTACTGACATCAGCGGTAGCTCCCGTCTGCGTTATATTGGTATGGATAATATTAACGCCGGTAAATCAGCCGCCTTTGTGATGTCCAAATGGCTGGGGAATGAAAAAGCGACGGTGGCTGCCATCACAGGCAGTGAAGAGTTCGCCGGTGAGCAGGAGAGAATCCATGGCTTCATAGAAGGCATGAAGTTGTTTGCGCCCCAGCATGAAATTAACGTTCTTTCTGAAGGGTTCGGGATTGATCATCTCATGTACCAATCCCTGAGTCTCTTTTTGCAGCAACATCCCGGTATTGATGCGATTTATACCGTGGGAGGTGGGAATCCAGGAATACTGCGGGCGCTGGATGAAGAGAGAATCGTGCCAAAAGTTTTCATCGGCCACGATCTTGATCGCGAAAACCGGGCATTGATGCAGGCAGGAAAAATTGATGTGCTTATCGAGCACAATTTACAACTTGATGCGCAGCACGCTTTCAAGACCTTACTGGAATTTCATGGTTTTCTACCTGAAGAGGAAAACTACGCCTCCTATTCACGTATTAACATCATTATGCGCTACAACATGTATAGCTAA
- the iolG gene encoding inositol 2-dehydrogenase codes for MKIAVLGAGRIGNVHAMNVASNPNVELVAIADPFIDNAIKLTEKYGGKAVKEPMELIESNAVDAVIIATPTDTHVDLMLSAARNGKAVLCEKPVDLNLERAEVACAELKQCDVPVMIAFNRRFDPSAAEMHSAIAKGEVGELHQIMISSRDPGFASMDYLRHSGGIFRDMTIHDFDMARWLLGEEPVQVFASASRMLEPALEPLNDFDTVMVQMITKSGKQCHINCSRQAVYGHDQRIEAYGSAGMLLNDNLRPSTLRRFNKSATDARVPLVHFFLERYADAYRMELEAFISAVKHAKPVPVTPYDGYMALKLADCAQQSAETGLPVQL; via the coding sequence ATGAAAATTGCCGTACTTGGCGCAGGCCGCATTGGCAACGTCCACGCAATGAATGTTGCAAGCAACCCCAATGTTGAACTGGTCGCGATTGCTGATCCTTTCATCGACAACGCTATCAAACTGACGGAGAAATATGGTGGCAAGGCCGTGAAAGAGCCGATGGAGTTGATTGAGAGCAATGCGGTGGATGCCGTGATCATTGCGACACCTACCGATACGCATGTTGATCTGATGTTGAGTGCAGCCCGCAATGGTAAAGCGGTACTGTGTGAAAAACCGGTAGACCTTAACCTGGAACGTGCCGAAGTCGCCTGCGCAGAGCTTAAGCAATGCGATGTTCCCGTCATGATTGCCTTTAACCGCCGCTTTGATCCCAGCGCAGCTGAAATGCACAGCGCCATTGCGAAAGGTGAAGTGGGCGAACTGCATCAAATCATGATTTCCAGCCGTGACCCGGGCTTTGCCTCCATGGACTATCTGCGTCACTCTGGCGGCATCTTCCGGGACATGACGATTCATGATTTTGACATGGCGCGCTGGTTACTCGGTGAAGAGCCTGTGCAGGTATTTGCCTCTGCCAGCCGTATGCTGGAGCCGGCATTAGAACCGTTGAATGATTTCGATACCGTGATGGTTCAGATGATCACTAAATCGGGTAAGCAATGCCACATCAACTGTAGTCGTCAAGCCGTCTATGGACATGACCAACGCATTGAAGCTTATGGTTCTGCAGGGATGTTACTCAATGACAATCTTCGCCCATCCACTCTGCGTCGTTTCAATAAATCGGCAACCGATGCTCGCGTTCCATTAGTCCACTTCTTCCTCGAACGCTATGCGGATGCCTACCGGATGGAACTGGAAGCCTTCATTTCCGCGGTTAAGCATGCGAAGCCCGTTCCTGTTACCCCTTATGATGGATATATGGCGCTGAAGCTCGCCGACTGTGCGCAACAATCGGCTGAAACTGGTTTACCTGTGCAGCTTTAA
- a CDS encoding Gfo/Idh/MocA family protein, whose protein sequence is MTKQSLKGRRIRLGMIGGGKGAYIGGIHRFAARLDNEYELVAGAFDIDAQRGHAFAAENYIAAERSYDNWQAMLAAERAREEGVDVVAICTPNFTHYPIARAFLEAGIDVICEKPLTTTLADAESLAEVVTSTGGFLGVTYTYSGYPMIMEARTRVAEGLIGAVRTVQVEYPLEWMATGVELNNQQAAWRVDPQKNGRGGSIGDIGTHAYHLAGYVTGLKAESVIADLATFVAGRALDDNAHVMIRYEGGARGMLWSSQVAIGCSNSLRLRVYGEKGSLSWFQEQPNELLYTPLNGHTQVIKRGRDDLYDLTKARTRTPPGHPEGYIEAFTNLYSGFASALRSRGEQREINGIGAAVPQIYDGLKGVAFVDAVVDSHEQGTVWIKPKYR, encoded by the coding sequence ATGACGAAGCAATCTTTAAAAGGACGTCGTATCCGGCTTGGAATGATCGGTGGTGGTAAGGGGGCCTATATTGGCGGCATCCATCGCTTTGCTGCCCGTCTGGACAATGAGTATGAACTGGTTGCAGGTGCATTCGATATTGATGCGCAGCGTGGACATGCCTTTGCCGCAGAGAATTACATTGCTGCCGAGCGATCTTATGACAACTGGCAGGCAATGCTGGCTGCGGAGCGGGCACGGGAGGAAGGTGTCGATGTCGTGGCCATCTGCACCCCTAATTTTACGCACTATCCGATTGCCCGTGCTTTCCTTGAGGCGGGGATTGATGTGATTTGTGAGAAGCCGCTGACCACCACACTGGCCGATGCTGAATCACTGGCAGAAGTTGTAACAAGTACCGGTGGCTTCCTCGGGGTGACGTATACCTATTCCGGTTATCCGATGATCATGGAAGCTCGCACCCGGGTTGCAGAAGGGCTTATCGGTGCCGTGCGCACTGTCCAGGTTGAATACCCATTAGAATGGATGGCGACAGGCGTTGAGCTCAATAATCAACAGGCGGCCTGGCGTGTCGATCCGCAAAAAAACGGGCGAGGAGGATCGATTGGCGATATTGGCACTCATGCATATCACCTTGCCGGATACGTCACCGGACTGAAGGCTGAAAGCGTGATTGCTGATCTGGCTACCTTTGTTGCAGGTCGGGCGCTGGATGATAACGCCCATGTCATGATCCGTTATGAAGGGGGAGCGAGAGGGATGTTGTGGTCATCCCAGGTGGCGATTGGCTGTTCCAATTCACTGCGCTTACGTGTTTATGGCGAAAAAGGTAGCCTCAGCTGGTTCCAGGAGCAACCGAATGAGTTGCTTTATACCCCGCTTAATGGTCATACACAGGTCATCAAACGTGGGCGCGATGATCTCTATGATCTGACAAAAGCCCGTACCCGCACACCGCCGGGACATCCGGAAGGGTATATCGAGGCTTTCACTAACCTGTATAGCGGCTTTGCGTCGGCGTTGCGTTCGCGTGGCGAGCAGCGTGAAATCAACGGTATTGGGGCCGCCGTCCCGCAAATCTATGATGGTCTTAAAGGTGTCGCTTTTGTTGATGCTGTGGTTGACAGTCATGAACAGGGAACCGTCTGGATAAAACCCAAATATCGTTAA
- a CDS encoding sugar phosphate isomerase/epimerase, with product MKTIKGPGVFLAQFAGDSAPFNTLAGMAEWAAHKGFKGVEIPSWDSRLIDLRKAAESQTYVDEILGTLDQYGLTLTDLASHLQGQLVALHPAFDLPADSFAPPEVHQNPQLRQRWATEQLLLAARASRRFGLTKHVTFSGTLLWPYIYPYPQWPEGLIEEGFNELARRWTPILNAFDEQGVDVCYEIHPTEDLHDGLTFERFLEKTGNHVRCNIMYDPSHLLLQGIDYLTYIDHYHQRIKAFHVKDAEFRPDGKTGAYGGYQPWTRRAGRFRSPGDGQTDFAAIFSKLTGYDFDGWAVLEWECCFKNPEDGASEGAEFINQHIIRVTDKSFDDFCKSYVDQSVNKKILGI from the coding sequence ATGAAAACAATTAAAGGTCCTGGTGTTTTTCTGGCGCAGTTTGCCGGAGACAGTGCGCCTTTTAATACGCTGGCTGGCATGGCGGAATGGGCGGCGCATAAAGGATTTAAAGGTGTTGAAATTCCCAGCTGGGATAGCCGCTTGATTGACCTGCGCAAGGCGGCGGAGAGCCAGACTTATGTTGATGAAATTCTGGGTACACTGGATCAGTATGGTTTAACACTAACCGACCTGGCCAGTCACCTTCAGGGGCAATTGGTGGCATTACATCCGGCGTTTGATCTGCCCGCCGACAGTTTTGCACCGCCAGAAGTCCATCAGAACCCTCAGCTTCGTCAGCGTTGGGCAACCGAACAACTGTTACTGGCCGCCAGGGCGTCACGCCGTTTTGGACTCACTAAGCACGTCACCTTTTCCGGCACTTTACTCTGGCCGTATATCTACCCCTATCCGCAGTGGCCGGAAGGACTGATTGAGGAAGGTTTCAATGAACTGGCTCGACGCTGGACGCCCATCCTCAATGCCTTCGATGAACAAGGTGTGGATGTTTGTTATGAAATCCATCCTACGGAAGACCTGCATGATGGTTTGACGTTCGAACGATTCCTGGAGAAGACCGGTAACCATGTGCGCTGCAACATCATGTATGACCCCAGCCATTTGCTGCTTCAGGGAATTGATTATCTGACCTATATCGATCACTACCACCAACGTATTAAAGCTTTTCACGTCAAGGATGCCGAATTCCGTCCCGATGGTAAAACCGGCGCTTATGGTGGCTATCAACCCTGGACTCGTCGTGCAGGGCGCTTTCGCTCACCCGGTGACGGTCAGACCGATTTCGCAGCCATTTTCTCAAAACTGACCGGCTATGACTTCGATGGCTGGGCGGTGCTGGAGTGGGAGTGCTGCTTTAAGAACCCGGAAGATGGTGCAAGCGAGGGTGCTGAATTTATTAACCAGCACATTATACGGGTGACGGATAAATCCTTCGATGACTTTTGTAAGTCTTATGTTGATCAGTCAGTTAACAAAAAAATTCTGGGTATCTGA
- a CDS encoding substrate-binding domain-containing protein yields the protein MKKIILLCLTLLSLSPSVFAIQVGVSIAQMDDVFLSRLRGYLIEHAKQYPDMTLQFEDGQGAVDKQLSQVQSFINGKVDVIIVNPVDTQGTKNMSDAARKAKVPLIYLNRMPSDSKMGDGISYIGSDEIEAGRLQMGYLADMVKDRKNVNIAIMKGLLSNDATRFRTQGAKEVIAKHPNMHVVMEDTAKWMREDGMNLMNNWILTGQKIDILSANADEMAIGAAMAIKSNGLNIGKDILVGGTDGGPNGLQAIKSGLLTVTVFQDAKSQAFGAIDMAEKAAKGETLKDINFIPFQLVTPQNYQKFITN from the coding sequence ATGAAAAAAATCATCTTACTCTGTCTTACATTACTCTCTCTCAGTCCATCAGTGTTTGCGATCCAGGTTGGTGTCAGTATTGCACAAATGGATGATGTATTTCTTTCACGCCTGAGAGGCTACCTGATTGAGCATGCCAAACAATATCCCGATATGACGTTGCAGTTTGAGGATGGGCAAGGTGCGGTGGATAAACAACTCAGCCAGGTACAAAGTTTTATCAATGGAAAAGTTGATGTGATCATCGTTAACCCTGTTGACACACAGGGAACGAAGAATATGAGTGATGCCGCCCGCAAAGCAAAAGTCCCGTTAATTTATCTTAACCGTATGCCGTCTGATTCCAAAATGGGTGATGGTATTAGTTATATTGGCAGTGATGAAATTGAAGCGGGCCGTTTGCAAATGGGATATTTGGCCGATATGGTCAAGGATCGTAAAAATGTGAATATTGCGATCATGAAAGGACTTTTAAGCAATGACGCCACCCGCTTCAGAACGCAGGGCGCAAAAGAAGTCATCGCGAAACATCCCAATATGCATGTTGTGATGGAAGATACCGCAAAATGGATGCGTGAAGATGGCATGAATCTGATGAATAACTGGATTTTGACCGGACAGAAGATCGATATTTTATCAGCGAATGCGGATGAAATGGCGATTGGTGCAGCAATGGCGATAAAAAGTAATGGTCTGAATATCGGTAAAGATATTTTAGTTGGCGGAACAGACGGCGGACCAAATGGATTGCAAGCCATTAAATCAGGCTTATTAACAGTGACAGTGTTTCAGGATGCTAAATCACAGGCTTTTGGCGCGATCGATATGGCAGAGAAAGCCGCCAAAGGAGAGACACTTAAAGATATTAACTTTATCCCTTTCCAGTTGGTTACACCGCAAAACTACCAGAAATTCATCACTAATTAA